ACCAATTACAAAGTCTCTAATTTTTTTGGCAACCGCTAATTTTTCTTGTGATACTTTAGAATATCCTAATTCTGTTGCTAATTTTTCTGCTCTTAGTTTTCCTTCAATATACCAAGGTGCAGTTCTAAAAGAACCATAAAAACGCCCATATTGACCAGTAAAATCTTCATGATGTAAATGTACCCACTCATATATTAGTAGCTTATCTGCTAAAACATCTTTGTCATAAATTACGTCAAAAGGAATTTCTGCGTAGGTTAAAACCATAGTAACAGCATCATCCCAAGGCATTTTATCTTTTGGAGAATACACTGCAATTTTTGGAGCTTTTTCTAATGTTACAGCATCTTGATTAGAAGATGGAGCAGCAATTTCTTGTAATATTATTTGAGATTTTGCATCAGAAATTATTTGATAAGAAACGCCACGTATTTTACATTCATTTTCTACAATTTTATTGTTTTCTATTAAAAAAGCACCTCCATCGTAATTTAACAACCATTTGGATTTTAAACCTGCTTCTAATGAAAAAAAGACAATTCCGTATGCTTTTAAATGGTTTTTCTGATTATCATGATTCATTGGTACATAAATAAAAGATGCCCAAATTGAGTTTGATACTAAAAGAAACGTAAGTATTATTAAGAGTTTTTTCAAATTTAGTATCTATTTTGAATATTGATTTTATCTGAATTTTGTCTAGTATCAAAAACATCAGTAATCAATAAACCTTCTTTTACGGGTTTATAAATTATTTTATAATTTCCTTTTACTAAATATCTATAATTTTGATTTAACTTTTTTAGAGCTTTTTCTTCTGAACCAGAAAAAGGGTGTTTAAGAAGTTGTTTTGTAGTAGAAAAAATATCTTTTTTTATTTTATTAGCAATTTTAATTGAAACTTTTTCTTTGTGATAAAAATGAATTTCTTTAATCATTCTTATTGCGAAATCAGACCAAATTACTTTCATAATTTACCAGTTTTCACTTTCCTTCTCTAATTCATCTTGAGTTTTATAATTCCCTTTTAAATAATCACTATTAGACTCCTCTGCTCTTAAAATTAATTCTTCTTCAGAAAAAACAAGGAATTCTTCTTTTAATTCTAAAACAGAACTTTCTATTTTCTTAAAAAGTTTTTCATCTTTAAGAGATATTAAATATTCTATTAAACTCAATTTCCTTGCTTGTAAACTCATAAAAAATTGTTTAATTTCAAAGTTACGAAAATTAAAAGTTAATAAATCCTAAAAAAAGAGGTCAATATAAGTAGTTTTTATTCTTTATTGGAATCTAAAAACAGAAATACACAATTACTTTAACGCAATTGTGTATTTCTATAATTTTATAATTTCTTTATCAGCTTAGAAAGGAACATCATCACCAAAAGCATCTTTAGGCTGTATGCTTTCTCCAGGAAAAACATCATCTGGAAAATCTGCATTCATAGATGATTGAAATTCGGAGCTAAAGCCTTCTTCTAAATCTGAGAATTTTGCTAAATGACCTGTAAATTTCAAACGAATATTATCTAAACCACCATTTCTATGTTTTGCAACAATAAATTCACCTTGTCCTTCACATGGCGTGTGTTCATCATCATCCCATTCTGTCATTCCATAATATTCTGGACGGAAAATAAAAGATACAATATCTGCATCTTGCTCAATTGCTCCAGATTCACGTAAATCAGAAAGTAAAGGTCTTTTAGATCCTCCACGTGTTTCTACAGCACGAGATAATTGAGAAAGTGCAATTACTGGCACTTCTAATTCTTTTGCTAAAGCTTTTAAGTTTCTCGAAATCATAGAGATTTCTTGTTCACGATTTCCACCTGCTTTTCCACCTGCTGTCATTAATTGTAAATAATCAATTACAATAATTTTTACACCGTGTTGCGATACCAATCTTCGGGCTTTTGCACGTAAATCGAAAACAGAAAGTGATGGTGTATCATCAATAAAAATAGGAGCATCAGATAATTTCTTAACTTTTACATTTAATTGTTCCCATTCATGTGCTTCTAAATTTCCTTTTCTTAATTTTTCTGAAGTTAAACCCGTTTCTGAAGAAATCATACGTGTAATTAACTGTACAGAAGACATCTCTAATGAGAATACTGCAACTCCATGTCCAAAATCGATTGCCATATTTTTTGCCATCGAAATTACAAATGCCGTTTTTCCCATACCAGGACGTGCAGCTATAATAACTAAATCGGATGGTTGCCAACCAGAAGTTAATGCATCTAGTTTGGTAAAACCTGTCTCTAAACCAGACATTCCTTCTGAGTTACCAATTTCTTGAATCTTTTTTAAAGCTTGTTTTACAAGTGAACCTGCAGCTTCAGAACTTTTCTTTAAATTCCCTTGGGTAACTTCAAAAAGTTTTGCTTCAGCATCATCTAATAATTCGAAAACATCTGTGCTTTCATCATACGCATTTTCTATAATTTCTGATGAAATTGAGATTAATTTACGCTGTATATATTTTTGTAAAATGATTCTAGCATGGAACTCAATGTGTGCAGAAGAGGCTACTTTTTGAGTTAAACGAATCAAAGAAAAATCACCACCAACAAATTCTAACTTTCCATTCTTTTTTAACAAGTTTGATACTGTTAAAAGGTCAATAGGTTCAGAATTTTGGAACAATTCATAAATTGCTGCATAAATTTCTTGGTGCTTCTGATCGTAAAAAGCATCTGAACTTAAGACGTCAATAACGTCATCAATTCCCTTCTTATCAATCATCATTGCGCCCAATACAGCTTCCTCTAATTCTACTGCCTGTGGCGGAATCTTCCCTTTTTCAAGATTTACTAATCTTGATTTGTCTATCTTTTTTCCTGCAACAGGACTCGTTTTTTCCATTATTACAAATGTACTTTTTTTACATGTTAAATTGTACTTTGATGTGCAATTTTCTTTGTTCACAAAACTGTATAAGAATTGTTATTAATATGTTAATAACTACCTAACTTCCAAAATGAAACATTATTTTTACATCAATGAAATGGAATAAGACCCACATTTTTTTAGCAATTTTCTTACCAATTCAAATACTTTTGATGAAATTGGTGGCAGAAAATCCTGCTTTTATTGAACGTTATTATTCAAACGGAATCTATCCAACCATTTCATCCTTTTTTAGAATCCTTTTAGGTTGGATTCCTTTTTCCGTTGGGGATTTATTATTGGCTTTTGGACTCTTTCTTTTTATCCGTTTCCTGTTTCGATTAATAAAAACGAGATTCAAAAATTTTATTCCTAAAATCATTCATTTAATTGCTGTCTTTTCTGTTATTTATTTCTGTTTTTATCTTTTTTGGGGACTGAATTATTATAGAGAACCATTAGCTAAAAACTTAAACTATCAACAAAAAAAGTATACAACTGCACAACTTCAAAAAGTTACTGAACATATTGTTGAAAACCTGAATTATTATCAACTAAAAATCACAAAAAACGATACTTTAAAAATTGAAAACCCTTATTCTCAAAAGGAAATGTATCAAATGGCAATTTCCGGTTATAATCATTTATCTGAAGATTTTCCGCAGTTAAAATATCAACATCCATCCGTAAAAAGTTCTTTAATGAGTTTGTTACAAACCTATAATGGTACTGGTGGATATTTAAATCCGTTAACTGGTGAAGCGCAAGTAAATGATCGGATTCCTAAATCTGGTTATCCTACAACTACCTGTCATGAAATGGCGCATCAAATTGGATTTGCAGCAGAAAACGAAGCCAATTTTATTGGTTTTTTAGCGGCTAATTATAATGACGACGTTTATTTTAAATATGCAAGTTATAGAATGGCTTTTGGCTATTGTATTTCTGAATTAAGAAAACGAGACAAAAACGTATCCAAAGAACTTTGGAAAACTGTAAACAGAGGAGTTTCTAAAGATTTTAATGCGAGTTATCAGTTTTGGCAAGCCTATAAAAATCCTTTCGAACCTTTGGTGAAAAAAGGATACAACGCTTACTTAAAGGCAAATAAACAAGACAAAGGTGTGCAATCTTATAATTATGTTGTTGATTTGTTTATCAGTTATTTTGAAACTTCTTCAAAAACTTAAACTTCTTAAAATTATGTTAAAATAACTACTTTTAACATTTTACAAAATGGTTCTAGTTAATTTACAGACCTAAACTAAACAACTAATTCAAACTTTTATGAGAAAATTACTCTTATTTTTCTCCTTATTTGTCGCATTTTCTATGCATTCGCAAGAGTATTTCCCAACAAATACAGGTGTAAAAACAACTATGAATAAAGTAGTCGCTTTTAAAAACGCTACTATTTATGTAACTCCGAAAAAAGTTATTAAAAAAGGAACTTTATTAGTAAAAGACGGCAAAGTTGTAGCTGTTGGTAAATCTGTATCTATTCCAAAAGGAACAGAAATCATTGATTTGGCAGGAAAAACAATCTACCCTTCTTTTATAGATATCTATTCAAGTTTTGGAATCACAAAACCTAAAAGTAACCCTACAAGTAGACGAAGTGGAAAACCACAATATGATGCTTCTAGAAAAGGTTTTTATTGGAACGATCATATTAGACCAGAAACCAAAGCTGCAAATTCATTTAAATTTGATGATAAAAAAGCAACCGATTATTTAAAAGCTGGTTTTGGCGTTGTAAATACACATTTACAAGACGGAATTGTTCGTGGAAATGGACTATTAGTTGCACTAAATTCTAATTCTTCAGATGCGTATCGGATTTTAGAAAATACGTCTGCACAATATTTATCATTTAGTAAAAGTGCTTTATCAAAACAATCTTACCCAACTTCTAAAATGGGTGCTATGGCTTTATTGCGTCAAATGTATTTAGATGCAAAATGGTATGCAGATGGAAATACAAAAAACTCAGACCAATCTTTAGAAGCTTTAAATACAAATAAAAATTTGCTGCAAATTTTTGAAGCTAGTAGTTGGTTAGATGTTTTAAGAGCTGATAAAATTGGTGATGAATTTAATATTCAATATACAATTCTTGGTGGTGGAGATGAATATGAAAGAATCAATGAGATTAAGAAAACAAATGCGAGTTTAATTATTCCGATTAATTTTCAAGATGCTTATGATGTTAGCAATCCTTTAATTGCAAAACAGATTCCTTTAAGTGATATGCGTAAGTGGAATCAAGAACCATCTAACTTAAGTGTTTTAGCTAAAAACGGAATTAATTTTGCCTTAACAACTCACAAATTAAAATCAGTAAATTCTTTCCATAAAAATCTACAGAAAGCTATAAAGTATGGTTTTAATAAGGAAAAAGCTTTAGAATCTTTAACAACAACTCCTGCTAAATTATTAAGTAAAACTACAATTGGTAATTTAAATATTGGTAGTTATGCGAATTTTATTATTACATCAGGTGACGTTTTTGACAGCAAAACAACTATTTATGAAAACTGGGTTCAAGGTGATAAAAATGTAATAAATGATATGAATCTCAAAGATATTACTGGTGATTACAACGTAAGTGTTAATGGAAAAAACTATGCGCTTTCAATTACTGGTAAAGGAACGAAACAAATTGGTGCTGTAAAATTGAATGATGAAAAAGTGAAATCGAAATTTTCTTTTAAAGATGGATGGATTCACTTAACAATTATGGACAATGGTTATACAAGATTAATTGGTCAAATAATTAATGCTTCTAATGTAATGCAAGGAACTGCTTATGATGAAGCTGGTAATGAATCTAATTGGTCGGCATCAAAAACATTTAGAAAAGACAGTAAAAAGAAAAAAGAGGATAAAAAGAAAGAAGATGCTGTAACTCTTTTACCTGTAAGTTATCCGAATGTTGGTTATGGTAATTTTACATTGCCAAAACAAGAAACTATTTTAATTAAGAACGCAACAGTTTGGACTTCTGAAGACGAAGGAATCTTAGAAAATACAGACGTTTTAATTAAAGACGGAAAAATTGAAAAAATTGGTCAAAATTTAAAATCTAGCAGAGCAAAAGTAATTGATGGAACTGGAAAATATTTAACTGCAGGAATCATTGATGAGCATTCTCACATTGCTACATCGGCAGTAAATGAGGCAGGTCATAACTCAACTGCAGAAGTATCTATAGAAGATGTTGTAAATCCTACTGATATGAATATCTACCGAAATTTAGCTGGTGGAGTTACTTCTATTCAAATTTTACATGGTTCTGCAAATCCTATTGGTGGGCGTTCTGCAATCATCAAACTAAAATGGGGAGAAAATGCTGAGGGTTTAATTTACAAAGATTCGCCTAAGTTTATCAAATTTGCTTTGGGTGAAAACGTAAAACAATCTAATTGGGGAGAAAATAATAACATTCGTTTTCCACAAACAAGAATGGGAACAGAACAGGTTTTTATAGATTATTTTCAAAGAGCAAAAGAATATGATGCTTTAAAGAAAAGCGGAAAACCGTATAGAAAAGACATTGAATTAGAAACTTTAGCTGAAATTATTAATAAAGAGCGTTTTATTTCTTGTCATTCTTATGTGCAATCAGAAATTAATATGTTGATGAAAGTTGCTGATAAATTCAATTTTAACATCAACACATTTACACACATTTTAGAAGGATATAAAGTTGCTGATAAAATGAAAGAACATGGTGTTGGTGCTTCTACTTTTTCTGATTGGTGGGCATATAAATACGAAGTTTTAGATGCAATACCTTATAATGCTGCAATTTTAGCAAACCAAGGAATTACAGTTGCTATTAATTCTGATGACAGAGAAATGTCTAGAAGATTGAATCAAGAAGCTGCTAAAACTATTAAATATGGTGGAATGTCTGAGTTAGAAGCATGGAAAATGGTGACTATTAATCCTGCAAAATTATTGCATTTAGATAACAGAACTGGTTCTATTAAAGTTGGTAAAGATGGTGATGTTGTTTTATGGAGTCATAATCCACTTTCAATTTATGCAAAAGCAGAAAAGACAATTATAGATGGAACAATTTATTTTGATATCGAAAAAGATTTAGAAAAACGTGAATCCATCAAAAACGAGAAAAGCAAATTGTTAAAAATGATGCTTTCAGAAAAAATGAAAGGTGGAAAAACGGTGATGCCAAAGAAAAAACGTAACCAAAACTTTCATTGTGATTCAGAATAAGAACCTAAAAACAGACAAAATGAAAAAACAATATATATATAGTTTGGTATGTTTCTTATTCCTTTTAGGAAACGTATCTGCACAACAAACACCTGCTCCAAAACAAATCACTGCTTTTTCTATTGAAGGAGCAACAGCACATTTAGGAAATGGAAAAGTGATTGAAAATTCACTAATTATGTTTGCTGATGGTAAAATTACATTTGTTGGTAGTGCAATGATGAAAATTGCAAGATCAGGAACCATTATAAACGCAAAAGGAAAACATATTTACCCAGGTTTTATTGCTGCAAATGCATCTTTAGGTTTGGTAGAAATTGATGCTGTAAGAGCAACTGATGATGAAGATGAAGTTGGGTCAATGTTGCCACATATTAGAAGTTTAATTGCATACAATGCAGAAAGTAAAGTTGTAGAATCGATGAGACCAAATGGTGTTTTCATGGGGCAAATAACACCTCGAGGAGGAACAATTTCTGGTACTTCTTCTATTATGCAATTTGATGCTTGGAACTGGGAAGATGCTGCGATTAAAAAAGATGATGCAATTCATATTAATTGGCCAGGGAGTTTAACTCGTGGTCGTTGGTGGATGGGAGAAGATCCTGCTTTAAAAGAAGATAAAAACTACGCTAAAAAAATTGAGAAAATCACAACTTTCTTTTCTGAAGCAAAAAGATATTTAGCAAGTAACACTTCAACAGAAAACCTACCTTTTAAAGCTACAAAAGGGTTATTTGATGGTTCTCAAAAAATATTTATTCATATAAATGGCGAAAGAGAAATTACAGACGCTATAAAATCATTTAAAAAACTAGGCATAAATAACATGGTGTTAGTTCATGCTAAAGGCGCTGAAAATGTTGCCGATTTATTAGTTAAAAATAACATTTCTGTTATTATAGACAGATCTCATAGAATTCCTAATGGAGAAGATGATGATTATGATTTATCATACAGAAATGCGAAGATTTTAATTGATAAAGGAATCATTGTTGGTTTAGGAATGGAAGGACAAATGGAACGTATGAATACTAGAAACTTACCGTTTTATGCAGGAACTTATGCTGCTTTTGGTGTTGATAAAGAAGAAGCTTTAAAAATGATTACTTCTAACAATGCAAAAATATTAGGTATTGATCATTTAGTAGGAACCTTAGAAGTAGGTAAAGATGCTACTCTATTTATTTCTGAAGGTGATGCTTTAGACATGAGAGGAAATATTTTAACAGATGCTTTTATACAAGGTAGAAAAATTAGTTTAGAAACACATCAAACAAAACTTTGGAAACGTTATTCTAATAAATACAAAACAAATTAATTCTATTTTACACAACAATAAAAAGGCTCGCAATTGCGAGCCTTTTTAATTGAAATAAATTTCAAAATTAAACTATAAAAATCACTTTTTCTTTTTCTCTATAAGGAGAAATTAATTATCACAATTATAATAATCATAGCCATAATCTTTGGCTCCTATTCTTATTTTGTTAACGTAAACATATATTGAAGAACCCGATTTAACTAAATAGTAACTCCCTTTTGTACCATTATTTCCATCAACATGTATTCTATCTGTAGTTTTTCCTGATTGTTTAATTTCATATTTTTCATTTGGGGAAACTGCTTTGTATGAAAAATGTATCTTCTGTTTGTATCTATTTCTAAATTGTATAGACCATCTGTATTTTTTAGCATACTTATTATATCCATCATTTTTAACTCTAAAATCTAACCCCCTTAAACAATCAGTTGTGTTCCAATTCCCCCAACCTTGACTATCAATTT
The window above is part of the Polaribacter sp. SA4-12 genome. Proteins encoded here:
- a CDS encoding type II toxin-antitoxin system RelE/ParE family toxin, with protein sequence MKVIWSDFAIRMIKEIHFYHKEKVSIKIANKIKKDIFSTTKQLLKHPFSGSEEKALKKLNQNYRYLVKGNYKIIYKPVKEGLLITDVFDTRQNSDKINIQNRY
- the dnaB gene encoding replicative DNA helicase, which gives rise to MEKTSPVAGKKIDKSRLVNLEKGKIPPQAVELEEAVLGAMMIDKKGIDDVIDVLSSDAFYDQKHQEIYAAIYELFQNSEPIDLLTVSNLLKKNGKLEFVGGDFSLIRLTQKVASSAHIEFHARIILQKYIQRKLISISSEIIENAYDESTDVFELLDDAEAKLFEVTQGNLKKSSEAAGSLVKQALKKIQEIGNSEGMSGLETGFTKLDALTSGWQPSDLVIIAARPGMGKTAFVISMAKNMAIDFGHGVAVFSLEMSSVQLITRMISSETGLTSEKLRKGNLEAHEWEQLNVKVKKLSDAPIFIDDTPSLSVFDLRAKARRLVSQHGVKIIVIDYLQLMTAGGKAGGNREQEISMISRNLKALAKELEVPVIALSQLSRAVETRGGSKRPLLSDLRESGAIEQDADIVSFIFRPEYYGMTEWDDDEHTPCEGQGEFIVAKHRNGGLDNIRLKFTGHLAKFSDLEEGFSSEFQSSMNADFPDDVFPGESIQPKDAFGDDVPF
- a CDS encoding amidohydrolase family protein, giving the protein MKKQYIYSLVCFLFLLGNVSAQQTPAPKQITAFSIEGATAHLGNGKVIENSLIMFADGKITFVGSAMMKIARSGTIINAKGKHIYPGFIAANASLGLVEIDAVRATDDEDEVGSMLPHIRSLIAYNAESKVVESMRPNGVFMGQITPRGGTISGTSSIMQFDAWNWEDAAIKKDDAIHINWPGSLTRGRWWMGEDPALKEDKNYAKKIEKITTFFSEAKRYLASNTSTENLPFKATKGLFDGSQKIFIHINGEREITDAIKSFKKLGINNMVLVHAKGAENVADLLVKNNISVIIDRSHRIPNGEDDDYDLSYRNAKILIDKGIIVGLGMEGQMERMNTRNLPFYAGTYAAFGVDKEEALKMITSNNAKILGIDHLVGTLEVGKDATLFISEGDALDMRGNILTDAFIQGRKISLETHQTKLWKRYSNKYKTN
- a CDS encoding DUF3810 domain-containing protein, whose product is MKWNKTHIFLAIFLPIQILLMKLVAENPAFIERYYSNGIYPTISSFFRILLGWIPFSVGDLLLAFGLFLFIRFLFRLIKTRFKNFIPKIIHLIAVFSVIYFCFYLFWGLNYYREPLAKNLNYQQKKYTTAQLQKVTEHIVENLNYYQLKITKNDTLKIENPYSQKEMYQMAISGYNHLSEDFPQLKYQHPSVKSSLMSLLQTYNGTGGYLNPLTGEAQVNDRIPKSGYPTTTCHEMAHQIGFAAENEANFIGFLAANYNDDVYFKYASYRMAFGYCISELRKRDKNVSKELWKTVNRGVSKDFNASYQFWQAYKNPFEPLVKKGYNAYLKANKQDKGVQSYNYVVDLFISYFETSSKT
- a CDS encoding amidohydrolase family protein codes for the protein MRKLLLFFSLFVAFSMHSQEYFPTNTGVKTTMNKVVAFKNATIYVTPKKVIKKGTLLVKDGKVVAVGKSVSIPKGTEIIDLAGKTIYPSFIDIYSSFGITKPKSNPTSRRSGKPQYDASRKGFYWNDHIRPETKAANSFKFDDKKATDYLKAGFGVVNTHLQDGIVRGNGLLVALNSNSSDAYRILENTSAQYLSFSKSALSKQSYPTSKMGAMALLRQMYLDAKWYADGNTKNSDQSLEALNTNKNLLQIFEASSWLDVLRADKIGDEFNIQYTILGGGDEYERINEIKKTNASLIIPINFQDAYDVSNPLIAKQIPLSDMRKWNQEPSNLSVLAKNGINFALTTHKLKSVNSFHKNLQKAIKYGFNKEKALESLTTTPAKLLSKTTIGNLNIGSYANFIITSGDVFDSKTTIYENWVQGDKNVINDMNLKDITGDYNVSVNGKNYALSITGKGTKQIGAVKLNDEKVKSKFSFKDGWIHLTIMDNGYTRLIGQIINASNVMQGTAYDEAGNESNWSASKTFRKDSKKKKEDKKKEDAVTLLPVSYPNVGYGNFTLPKQETILIKNATVWTSEDEGILENTDVLIKDGKIEKIGQNLKSSRAKVIDGTGKYLTAGIIDEHSHIATSAVNEAGHNSTAEVSIEDVVNPTDMNIYRNLAGGVTSIQILHGSANPIGGRSAIIKLKWGENAEGLIYKDSPKFIKFALGENVKQSNWGENNNIRFPQTRMGTEQVFIDYFQRAKEYDALKKSGKPYRKDIELETLAEIINKERFISCHSYVQSEINMLMKVADKFNFNINTFTHILEGYKVADKMKEHGVGASTFSDWWAYKYEVLDAIPYNAAILANQGITVAINSDDREMSRRLNQEAAKTIKYGGMSELEAWKMVTINPAKLLHLDNRTGSIKVGKDGDVVLWSHNPLSIYAKAEKTIIDGTIYFDIEKDLEKRESIKNEKSKLLKMMLSEKMKGGKTVMPKKKRNQNFHCDSE